A stretch of Desulfotignum phosphitoxidans DSM 13687 DNA encodes these proteins:
- a CDS encoding phytochelatin synthase family protein, producing MKILFYLMRSVLYLRFFFHKLTATGSFGRSRARREPLAPTGQSNPVKAGLYRHYVKQFHESSCSVASVACVVNTLLENQGRLPQKPVTQQDLLNRVTAAHWKERMGPDGYQGRRGLPLPVLGQVVKASLDEFQIDYQDIQVVQATRDPSNAADFCQTLKFRLAQFDRFGDGIIIAHFDQGSLVTDLNIPHISPVGGFDPDTGDVTILDVDSSQPYPYTVSFNRFYRAVSTHYLHLFHLFGYGRGGYIYIKK from the coding sequence ATGAAAATATTATTTTATCTCATGCGCAGTGTGTTGTATCTGCGGTTTTTTTTCCATAAACTCACGGCCACGGGGTCATTTGGCCGTTCCCGGGCCCGGCGGGAACCCCTGGCGCCGACAGGTCAAAGCAATCCGGTCAAGGCAGGGCTTTACCGCCATTATGTCAAACAGTTTCATGAATCCTCCTGTTCTGTGGCATCAGTGGCATGTGTGGTGAATACCTTACTGGAAAATCAGGGCCGATTGCCCCAAAAACCGGTGACCCAGCAAGACCTGTTGAATCGCGTGACTGCAGCGCACTGGAAGGAAAGAATGGGGCCGGACGGATATCAGGGACGGCGGGGACTGCCTTTGCCCGTGCTGGGCCAGGTGGTGAAAGCCAGCCTGGATGAGTTCCAGATCGATTACCAGGACATCCAGGTTGTTCAGGCCACCCGGGACCCGTCCAACGCTGCGGATTTCTGTCAGACACTCAAGTTTCGGCTGGCGCAATTTGACCGCTTTGGTGACGGTATCATCATTGCCCATTTTGATCAGGGCAGCCTGGTGACGGATTTGAACATTCCCCATATCTCACCCGTGGGGGGATTTGATCCGGACACGGGGGATGTGACGATCCTGGATGTGGATTCCTCCCAGCCATATCCTTACACGGTATCTTTCAACCGGTTCTATCGGGCCGTCTCAACCCACTACCTGCATCTGTTCCATCTGTTCGGTTACGGCCGGGGCGGGTATATTTATATCAAAAAATAG
- a CDS encoding hybrid sensor histidine kinase/response regulator, translating to MTGSGDIRHQTGHDSATGKPPPDGRERIESIYRAAPIGIGLVKDRTLLEFNDRLCRMLEYSREELSGSNTRIFYPSDDEYDYVGKEKYRQLREQGTGNVKTRFLTKTGRVLDILLSSAPINPEDLSAGVTFTALDITRDIQREAQLRQVRKMEAIGVLAGGIAHDFNNILFPIMGHTELLLEDIPADSPFRNNLNKIHAASLRARDLVKQILTFSRQEKQRPQVLIMQPVVKEVMKMIRATLPAFIQINEKIDARCGPVRADPTQIHQVVMNLATNAFHAMEGTGGELTVSLTRADQISRDPKTPDMSPGPWVCLSVSDTGAGMDYITAEKIFDPFFTTQKPGKGTGMGLSVVHGIVTGMNGVIRVTTEPGRGTTFDVYFPLVSETEDEETLEVTDPVPGGTETILLVDDEPDIVSMEMQLLEWLGYHVIPFTSSVEALERFKTAPELFDLVITDMAMPGMSGDKLAGKLLKVRPDIPMIICTGFSQIMDQEKAISLGFKGFLYKPIVMKDLACAVRQALDSQA from the coding sequence ATGACAGGTTCCGGTGACATCAGACATCAAACCGGTCATGATTCGGCGACCGGGAAACCACCCCCTGACGGCCGTGAAAGGATTGAAAGCATTTACCGGGCCGCCCCCATCGGGATCGGTCTGGTGAAGGACCGAACATTGCTGGAGTTCAATGACCGCCTGTGCCGGATGCTCGAATATTCCCGGGAGGAATTGTCGGGGTCTAATACCCGCATATTCTACCCTTCTGACGATGAGTATGACTATGTGGGAAAAGAGAAATACCGGCAGCTCCGGGAACAGGGCACGGGCAACGTCAAGACCCGGTTTCTTACCAAAACAGGGAGGGTCCTGGACATCCTGCTCAGCTCCGCCCCGATCAATCCGGAAGACCTGTCCGCGGGAGTTACGTTTACGGCCCTTGACATCACCCGGGACATCCAGCGGGAAGCACAGCTTCGCCAGGTCCGGAAAATGGAGGCCATCGGGGTTCTGGCAGGGGGCATCGCCCATGATTTCAACAATATTCTTTTTCCCATCATGGGACACACTGAACTGCTGCTCGAAGACATTCCCGCTGACAGTCCGTTCAGGAACAATCTTAACAAGATTCATGCCGCATCACTGCGGGCCAGGGATCTGGTGAAACAGATCCTCACCTTTTCCCGTCAGGAAAAGCAACGTCCCCAGGTGTTGATTATGCAGCCGGTTGTCAAAGAAGTCATGAAAATGATCCGGGCCACCCTGCCGGCGTTCATACAGATCAATGAAAAAATAGATGCCCGTTGTGGTCCGGTGCGGGCCGATCCCACTCAGATCCATCAGGTGGTGATGAATCTGGCCACCAATGCGTTTCATGCCATGGAAGGAACCGGGGGAGAACTGACCGTGTCTTTGACCCGGGCCGATCAGATTTCCCGGGATCCGAAAACCCCGGACATGTCCCCGGGTCCCTGGGTCTGTCTGAGTGTTTCAGACACGGGTGCAGGTATGGATTACATCACGGCGGAGAAGATTTTCGACCCGTTTTTCACCACCCAAAAACCCGGCAAAGGCACGGGTATGGGATTGTCCGTGGTCCACGGCATCGTGACGGGCATGAACGGGGTCATTCGGGTCACGACTGAACCCGGCCGGGGGACGACCTTTGATGTGTATTTTCCTTTGGTCTCTGAAACAGAAGATGAAGAAACCCTTGAGGTGACAGACCCGGTTCCGGGCGGAACAGAGACAATTCTGCTGGTGGATGATGAACCTGACATCGTTTCAATGGAAATGCAGCTGCTGGAATGGCTGGGGTATCATGTGATACCGTTCACCAGCAGTGTTGAAGCCCTGGAACGGTTTAAAACCGCTCCGGAGTTATTTGATCTGGTCATTACCGACATGGCCATGCCCGGTATGAGCGGCGACAAACTGGCCGGAAAACTGTTGAAAGTCCGGCCGGATATTCCGATGATCATCTGTACCGGATTCAGCCAGATCATGGATCAGGAAAAAGCGATCTCCCTGGGCTTCAAGGGATTTTTGTACAAACCCATTGTGATGAAAGATCTTGCCTGTGCCGTGCGCCAGGCCCTGGATTCACAGGCCTGA
- a CDS encoding cytochrome c3 family protein, whose product MKSYARLVCWVVALIIIPGQALVLADKDPEQLMLPTGTMTLSAPPDAEREPALSPVVFPHSLHFAYSCKDCHHEWDGYSEVQSCATSGCHENLWAAPPGTTPLGEKRIKSLAGAYHQTCRDCHREEMKSQKAAGMTRFYTGPIDCDGCHPEPHAEPVHDIEMLPVPTGNLTIAPPEEVDARRAAVEFPHGAHFDYSCQLCHHDWYGEGEVEGCMTEGCHDQFEPDPSTRNIKDPANVYYYLAAYHNTCLPCHRELQQERNAFMDAGITDAEELPAAGPVACIECH is encoded by the coding sequence ATGAAATCATATGCACGTTTGGTTTGCTGGGTTGTGGCTTTGATAATTATACCGGGACAGGCTCTGGTACTGGCTGATAAAGACCCGGAACAGCTCATGCTGCCCACCGGCACCATGACCCTTTCAGCCCCGCCTGATGCGGAACGTGAACCTGCCTTGTCACCGGTGGTGTTTCCTCATTCTCTGCATTTTGCCTATTCCTGCAAGGACTGCCATCATGAATGGGATGGTTACAGCGAGGTGCAAAGCTGTGCCACCTCCGGATGTCATGAAAATCTGTGGGCGGCCCCTCCCGGTACCACGCCCCTGGGAGAAAAACGGATCAAATCCCTGGCCGGGGCCTATCATCAGACCTGCCGGGACTGCCATCGTGAGGAGATGAAATCCCAGAAGGCTGCCGGCATGACCCGCTTTTACACCGGTCCCATCGACTGTGACGGATGTCATCCCGAGCCCCATGCCGAACCCGTCCATGACATTGAAATGCTGCCGGTTCCCACGGGCAACCTGACCATTGCCCCGCCCGAAGAGGTGGATGCCAGACGGGCCGCAGTTGAATTTCCCCACGGGGCCCATTTCGACTATTCCTGCCAGCTGTGCCACCATGACTGGTATGGGGAAGGTGAGGTGGAAGGCTGCATGACCGAAGGGTGTCACGATCAGTTTGAGCCGGATCCCTCCACAAGGAACATAAAAGACCCGGCCAATGTGTACTATTACCTGGCCGCCTATCACAACACCTGTCTGCCGTGCCACAGGGAACTGCAGCAGGAACGCAATGCCTTTATGGACGCCGGTATCACGGATGCGGAAGAACTGCCCGCCGCCGGACCCGTGGCCTGCATTGAATGTCATTGA
- the oah gene encoding 6-oxocyclohex-1-ene-1-carbonyl-CoA hydratase — protein sequence MALEWMPRDNEAKDHSLHRNPYWSNEAPGVIFEKKPLTDPAGKEVKGLYVAWITLNNPKQFNSYTTDMVKGVIAGFENASLDRSVIAAVFTAVGPYAFCTGGNTKEYSEYYSKRPDEYGQYMELFNHMVDAILGCHKPVICRVNGMRVAGGQEIGLACDLAISSDLAIFGQAGPKHGSSPAGGSSDFLPWFLTMEDAMYNCVSCEMWSAYKMKMKGMISKVVPVLKIDGQWVRNPMIETDNYIKDGEIVYGEYKTGDALAEGKALLKQHQANADFELLDKEVDKIVWRFANLFPACLVKSIEDVRQKKKFFWDTMKNDHRHWLAANMSGEAFLGFGAFNTKKITGQDTIDFLKFRQNVADARDWDMEMFAEVMGKPKE from the coding sequence ATGGCATTAGAGTGGATGCCCAGAGACAATGAGGCCAAAGATCATTCATTGCATAGAAATCCCTATTGGAGCAATGAGGCCCCGGGGGTGATTTTTGAGAAAAAACCCCTGACCGACCCGGCCGGCAAAGAGGTAAAAGGTCTGTATGTGGCCTGGATCACGTTGAACAACCCCAAGCAGTTCAACTCCTATACCACGGACATGGTCAAAGGCGTGATCGCCGGGTTTGAAAACGCCTCCCTGGACAGAAGCGTCATTGCCGCGGTGTTTACTGCGGTGGGTCCTTATGCGTTCTGCACCGGCGGCAACACCAAGGAATACTCGGAATACTATTCAAAACGCCCGGATGAATACGGCCAGTACATGGAGCTGTTCAATCACATGGTGGATGCCATTTTAGGCTGCCACAAACCCGTGATCTGCCGGGTCAACGGCATGCGCGTGGCAGGCGGCCAGGAGATCGGTCTGGCCTGTGACCTGGCCATTTCATCCGACCTGGCCATTTTCGGGCAGGCCGGCCCCAAACACGGATCTTCGCCTGCCGGCGGATCATCTGATTTCCTGCCCTGGTTTCTGACCATGGAAGATGCCATGTACAACTGTGTGTCCTGTGAAATGTGGTCTGCCTATAAGATGAAAATGAAAGGCATGATCTCCAAGGTGGTGCCCGTATTGAAAATCGACGGCCAATGGGTGAGAAACCCCATGATTGAAACCGATAACTATATCAAAGACGGCGAAATCGTGTATGGCGAGTACAAAACCGGGGATGCCCTGGCAGAAGGCAAGGCCCTGCTGAAACAGCACCAGGCCAATGCGGATTTCGAGCTGCTGGACAAGGAAGTGGACAAGATCGTCTGGCGGTTTGCCAACCTGTTCCCGGCGTGTCTCGTGAAATCCATTGAAGATGTCCGCCAGAAAAAGAAATTTTTCTGGGATACCATGAAAAACGATCACCGCCACTGGCTGGCTGCCAACATGAGCGGTGAAGCATTCCTGGGCTTCGGTGCTTTCAACACCAAGAAGATCACGGGCCAGGACACCATTGATTTCCTGAAATTCCGTCAGAACGTGGCGGATGCCCGTGACTGGGATATGGAAATGTTTGCCGAAGTCATGGGCAAACCCAAGGAATAG
- a CDS encoding dimethylarginine dimethylaminohydrolase family protein, whose protein sequence is MQTKNNAVDTAAFGGQGWSPRIRSHAMEIGDIWAGCGLDSEWKPLKTVLVHRPGPELSVSRDQANACQLAEPLDVQKAGQEHDRMVKIYRENQVEVQMLTPGPQAPVLPNQLYCADLVAMTPQGAILARPASTVRAGEERWVARTLGMLGIPVLKTLTGTATFEGADLMWLDPATAVIGRGLRTNQAAIDQITSLLSEMDITTLAFDLPFGTMHFMGMLRIVDKDLAFVWPRRTPYALVTALKDRGFQVRSLPSEAEALSRMAFNFVVLGPKKIMLPAGNPKTVAGYENQGIHCIPVPVDELQKANGAVGCMTGILHREI, encoded by the coding sequence ATGCAGACAAAGAACAATGCCGTTGATACTGCCGCATTTGGCGGACAGGGCTGGTCTCCCAGAATCCGGAGCCATGCCATGGAAATCGGGGATATCTGGGCCGGCTGCGGCCTGGACAGCGAATGGAAACCATTGAAAACCGTGCTGGTGCATCGGCCGGGGCCCGAGCTGTCCGTGTCCCGGGATCAGGCCAACGCATGCCAGCTGGCAGAACCCCTGGATGTTCAAAAAGCCGGGCAAGAGCATGATCGCATGGTAAAGATTTACCGGGAAAACCAGGTTGAGGTTCAAATGCTGACACCCGGGCCCCAGGCGCCGGTTCTGCCCAACCAGCTGTACTGTGCGGACCTGGTGGCCATGACCCCCCAGGGGGCGATTCTGGCACGGCCGGCCTCCACGGTCCGGGCCGGAGAGGAGCGATGGGTGGCCCGGACTCTGGGCATGCTGGGAATCCCTGTGCTCAAGACCTTGACCGGCACGGCCACATTCGAAGGCGCGGACCTGATGTGGCTGGATCCCGCCACGGCCGTCATCGGCCGGGGACTGCGCACCAATCAGGCCGCCATCGATCAGATCACCTCCCTGTTGTCGGAAATGGATATCACCACCCTGGCGTTTGATCTGCCCTTCGGCACCATGCACTTCATGGGCATGCTGAGGATTGTGGACAAAGATCTGGCGTTTGTCTGGCCCCGCCGGACCCCCTATGCCCTGGTCACGGCTCTGAAAGACCGGGGGTTCCAGGTAAGATCCCTGCCCAGTGAAGCCGAGGCCCTGTCCCGTATGGCATTTAATTTTGTGGTGCTGGGACCTAAAAAGATCATGCTGCCGGCCGGAAATCCAAAAACCGTTGCCGGATATGAAAACCAGGGCATTCACTGCATTCCCGTGCCCGTGGATGAGCTTCAGAAAGCCAATGGTGCGGTGGGATGCATGACCGGGATTCTGCACAGAGAAATATGA
- the hrpB gene encoding ATP-dependent helicase HrpB — MKNNRESAFFSHPDLPVTQVLPKLSAALAHPGRAVLQAPPGSGKTTRVPLALVDAPWLAGRKILMLEPRRLAARACARFMAGLCGESVGETVGYRIRMETQVGPHTRIEVVTEAILTRMIQNDPALEKVGLVIFDEFHERHIHSDLGLALCLESAEVLRPDLRILVMSATMDTDALGALLDPVEIVTSKGRQWPVETIYQPPIPCRSGPGPFGSVLAGCVSAVLTAISDHKGDILVFLPGAAEIRRMEQMLAKKTGPNVQVFALSGRLSFDRQRAALAPSPRDHRKVVLATAIAETSLTIEGVTIVVDAGLMRKPMFFPGTGLTRLQTLPVSRASADQRRGRAGRTGPGICFRIWSEHVHKGLVPFSRPEILEQDLTGVVLELALWGVRDPDTLKWLDPPPARAFSRARDLLHHLGCLDDAGNITLHGKTIAGAGIHPRLAHMILKADRSGNGFLGCCLAVLLEENQDLPGFSRDPDIRSRLEILAVFQQNWNISRGQSPQNPDMWAHSMQRELKKVQAPAKNWLAASRRLARKLAIRDTAIDPEKAGITLSLGFPERVAARRGPLSYIMASGSGAVFHASNTVSMHEYILAAHVGGHPENARIYLAAPVWLQDLEQVWAHEIKIRESVMWDSDKQGVQAISRTFFGQILIRQTPLPDPDPEAVLNAMMEGIRQMGPAALPWTRKQMQFRHRVCFLREQAGLSRFPDLSDAGLMETLSLWLGPFLTGVRSARDLKQVDLAGALTALFSWDDQHQVDMLAPSHITVPSGSRIPLSYSDGSQVLASPILAVRLQEMFGEIRTPTVASGRIAVTLHLLSPAGRPVQVTKDLENFWKNTYKEVKKDLMGRYPKHFWPDDPLTAVPTRRAKPRK; from the coding sequence GTGAAGAACAATAGAGAATCCGCATTTTTTTCGCATCCAGACCTGCCCGTGACCCAGGTGTTGCCGAAACTGTCTGCAGCCCTGGCACATCCCGGACGGGCCGTGCTTCAGGCCCCGCCCGGATCGGGAAAAACCACCCGGGTACCTCTGGCCCTGGTGGATGCACCCTGGCTGGCCGGAAGAAAAATACTCATGCTGGAACCCCGCCGTCTGGCAGCCCGGGCCTGTGCCCGGTTCATGGCAGGATTGTGTGGGGAGTCGGTGGGAGAAACCGTGGGATACCGGATCCGCATGGAGACACAAGTCGGCCCCCACACCCGCATCGAAGTGGTCACGGAAGCGATCCTGACCCGGATGATCCAGAATGATCCAGCCCTGGAAAAGGTGGGCCTGGTGATTTTTGATGAGTTTCATGAGCGCCATATTCACAGTGATCTGGGCCTGGCATTGTGTCTGGAGTCGGCGGAGGTGCTGCGGCCGGATTTGCGGATTCTGGTCATGTCCGCCACCATGGATACCGATGCGTTGGGCGCACTTCTGGACCCGGTGGAAATTGTCACATCAAAAGGCCGGCAATGGCCCGTGGAGACAATTTATCAGCCGCCAATTCCCTGCCGGTCCGGCCCCGGACCGTTCGGTTCTGTGCTGGCCGGGTGTGTATCTGCCGTACTCACGGCCATCTCGGATCACAAGGGAGATATTCTGGTATTTCTGCCCGGGGCGGCTGAAATAAGGCGCATGGAACAGATGCTGGCAAAAAAAACCGGCCCAAATGTACAGGTGTTTGCCTTGTCCGGCCGGTTGTCGTTTGACCGGCAGCGGGCCGCGCTGGCACCTTCCCCGCGGGATCACCGCAAAGTAGTCCTGGCCACAGCCATTGCCGAAACCTCCCTGACCATCGAAGGAGTGACGATTGTGGTGGATGCCGGTCTGATGCGAAAGCCCATGTTTTTTCCGGGCACGGGCTTGACCCGGCTTCAGACCCTGCCCGTGTCCCGGGCATCGGCAGACCAGCGCCGGGGACGGGCCGGCCGCACCGGACCCGGCATCTGTTTCCGCATCTGGTCTGAACATGTACACAAGGGCCTGGTACCGTTTTCCCGGCCGGAGATCCTTGAACAGGACCTGACCGGGGTGGTCCTGGAACTGGCCCTGTGGGGAGTCCGTGATCCGGATACATTAAAATGGCTGGACCCGCCGCCGGCCCGGGCGTTTTCCCGGGCCAGAGACCTGCTGCATCATCTGGGATGCCTGGATGATGCAGGCAATATCACCCTTCACGGCAAAACCATTGCCGGCGCCGGGATTCATCCCCGGCTGGCCCATATGATTCTGAAAGCCGACCGGTCCGGCAACGGGTTTCTGGGCTGCTGCCTGGCCGTGCTGCTGGAAGAAAATCAGGACCTGCCCGGATTCTCCCGTGATCCGGATATCCGCAGCCGTCTGGAAATACTGGCTGTTTTTCAGCAGAACTGGAACATATCGCGCGGCCAATCACCCCAGAACCCGGATATGTGGGCTCACAGCATGCAGCGGGAACTGAAAAAAGTGCAGGCCCCGGCAAAAAACTGGCTGGCCGCATCCCGGCGGCTGGCCCGGAAACTGGCAATCCGTGACACGGCCATTGATCCGGAAAAAGCGGGCATCACCCTGTCACTGGGCTTTCCCGAACGGGTGGCCGCCCGCCGGGGGCCGTTGTCGTATATCATGGCTTCAGGCAGTGGTGCGGTTTTTCACGCATCCAACACCGTGTCCATGCATGAATATATCCTGGCGGCCCATGTGGGAGGGCATCCTGAAAACGCCAGAATCTATCTGGCCGCCCCGGTCTGGTTGCAGGATCTGGAACAGGTGTGGGCCCATGAGATAAAAATTCGCGAATCCGTGATGTGGGATTCGGACAAGCAGGGGGTCCAGGCCATCAGCCGGACTTTTTTCGGACAGATATTGATCCGGCAGACCCCATTGCCGGACCCGGACCCGGAAGCCGTGCTAAACGCCATGATGGAGGGTATACGCCAGATGGGCCCGGCCGCACTGCCCTGGACCCGCAAACAGATGCAGTTTCGCCACCGGGTGTGCTTTCTCCGGGAACAGGCCGGGCTTTCCCGTTTTCCGGATTTGTCCGATGCCGGGTTGATGGAAACCCTTTCCCTGTGGCTGGGGCCTTTTCTGACCGGGGTCCGGTCCGCCCGGGACCTGAAACAGGTGGATCTGGCCGGAGCGCTCACTGCATTGTTTTCCTGGGATGATCAGCATCAGGTGGATATGCTGGCCCCGTCCCATATCACCGTGCCTTCGGGGTCCCGGATTCCGTTGTCTTATTCAGACGGCAGTCAGGTGCTGGCTTCGCCGATTCTGGCGGTCCGGCTTCAGGAGATGTTCGGTGAGATCCGAACTCCGACCGTGGCCAGCGGCCGGATTGCCGTGACCCTGCACCTGCTGTCCCCGGCCGGCCGGCCGGTCCAGGTGACAAAGGATCTGGAAAATTTCTGGAAAAATACCTACAAAGAGGTGAAAAAAGATCTCATGGGACGATACCCCAAGCATTTCTGGCCGGACGATCCCTTGACGGCCGTCCCGACCCGCCGGGCCAAACCCCGAAAATAA